One genomic window of Actinoplanes lobatus includes the following:
- a CDS encoding DUF2293 domain-containing protein yields MPPVAKLERHVVTAAEQALERQRHVCPLDVLTGMGWLPPGLVTDWRQGRAPDLESVAAVSADRLTDALEIFHRWVESRGLRPSEVDYPSATRDRRPLRFTATADPARERAYRTHWMPADLPERQRERLTARQSRPPDLVVMLPVRDFTCASCGHDGAEMLTMEDAGPICLTCADLDHLVFLPAGDAALTRRAKAASRLSAVVVRFNRSRKRHERQGLLVEQTALDQAEQQCLSDEEARARRRERDRERREAADETFQGELAGEITRLFPGCPPDRADAISQHTSIRGSGRVGRSAAGRALDPDAVTRAVIASIRHDDTPYDELLMSGVPRDEARARIRDAIDHVLALWRTP; encoded by the coding sequence ATGCCGCCCGTCGCCAAGCTGGAACGCCACGTGGTGACCGCGGCCGAGCAGGCCCTGGAGCGGCAGCGTCACGTGTGCCCGCTCGACGTGCTCACCGGGATGGGCTGGCTGCCACCCGGGCTGGTCACCGACTGGCGGCAGGGCCGGGCACCAGACCTGGAGTCCGTCGCGGCGGTCTCCGCCGACCGGCTCACCGATGCCCTGGAGATCTTCCACCGCTGGGTGGAGAGCCGGGGTCTGCGCCCCAGCGAGGTCGACTACCCGTCCGCCACCCGCGACCGCCGGCCGCTGCGCTTCACCGCCACCGCCGACCCCGCGCGGGAACGCGCCTACCGCACCCACTGGATGCCCGCGGACCTGCCGGAACGCCAGCGGGAACGGCTGACCGCCCGGCAGAGCCGGCCCCCGGATCTCGTGGTGATGCTGCCGGTGCGCGACTTCACCTGCGCGAGCTGCGGCCACGACGGCGCCGAGATGCTGACGATGGAGGACGCCGGCCCGATCTGCCTCACCTGCGCCGACCTCGACCACCTGGTCTTCCTGCCGGCCGGCGACGCGGCGCTCACCCGCCGCGCCAAGGCGGCCAGCCGGCTCTCCGCGGTGGTCGTCCGCTTCAACCGCTCCCGCAAACGCCACGAACGCCAGGGCCTGCTGGTCGAACAGACCGCACTCGACCAGGCCGAACAGCAGTGCCTGTCCGACGAGGAGGCCCGCGCCCGCCGCCGCGAACGCGACCGCGAACGCCGCGAGGCCGCCGACGAGACGTTCCAGGGAGAGCTGGCCGGGGAGATCACCCGTCTGTTCCCCGGCTGCCCACCGGACCGGGCCGACGCGATCAGCCAGCACACCAGCATCCGCGGCAGCGGCCGGGTGGGCCGGAGCGCCGCCGGCCGGGCCCTCGACCCGGACGCGGTCACCCGGGCGGTGATCGCCTCGATCCGGCACGACGACACCCCGTACGACGAGCTGT
- a CDS encoding DUF4142 domain-containing protein translates to MSVWRRLCSAAVLSAALVMLVPDPARAAPDVPVPPENLLLDRGTGAISAADKDLVVKVRLAGLWEIPAGEMAQQKSNSARIKRIGQNIADQHAALDQLARAAAKELKIALPNEPNSDQQGWLDEMEAAQGPEFDAIYIDRLRSAHGKIFPAIATIRASTRNDTVRKLAQQANQFVMTHMTLLESSGIVDFAALPTAPAPNAAASSKPAAQVLSAAEQNSGESGANIPLIAAALAGGLVAGGLVTRQIVGGRGRNGYRSRRPRYYGG, encoded by the coding sequence ATGTCCGTGTGGCGCCGTCTGTGCAGTGCCGCGGTTCTCTCCGCCGCGCTGGTCATGCTCGTGCCGGATCCGGCACGGGCCGCGCCGGACGTCCCGGTGCCTCCCGAGAACCTGCTGCTCGACCGGGGGACCGGTGCGATCTCGGCCGCGGACAAGGATCTCGTCGTGAAGGTCCGTCTGGCCGGCCTGTGGGAGATCCCGGCGGGGGAGATGGCCCAGCAGAAGTCGAACAGTGCACGGATCAAGCGGATCGGCCAGAACATCGCCGACCAGCATGCCGCGCTCGACCAGCTGGCCCGTGCCGCCGCCAAGGAACTGAAGATCGCCCTGCCCAACGAGCCGAACAGCGACCAGCAGGGCTGGCTCGACGAGATGGAGGCGGCGCAGGGCCCCGAGTTCGACGCGATCTACATCGACCGGCTGAGGTCCGCGCACGGCAAGATCTTCCCGGCGATCGCGACGATCCGGGCGAGCACCCGCAACGACACCGTCCGCAAGCTGGCCCAGCAGGCGAACCAGTTCGTCATGACGCACATGACCCTGCTGGAGAGCAGCGGGATCGTGGACTTCGCCGCCCTGCCGACCGCCCCGGCCCCGAACGCCGCGGCCAGCAGCAAGCCGGCCGCCCAGGTCCTCTCCGCGGCCGAACAGAACTCTGGTGAGAGCGGCGCGAACATTCCGTTGATCGCCGCGGCCCTGGCCGGCGGCCTGGTCGCGGGCGGCCTCGTCACCCGGCAGATCGTCGGTGGCCGCGGCCGGAACGGCTACCGGTCGAGGCGCCCACGCTATTACGGAGGCTGA
- a CDS encoding DUF4132 domain-containing protein, producing MTSSTDGVIVTDWLRKVLHPRRGGIVTDIRPLAGADEAWAGLRRGIWAQDAAIRANSTESSRVWQLVTSSVAEDRALGARLLDEGMRIGDEREDHALIRAVRERFQYVDHGADEWLADFLVAAHGLPEACRRVLGGFHVDLPYTGVGVFGRLRELLVAADATTYAQARDLLLDVRDRMAKELTGSLRADLFWAVTYLLPLGPQAGPEERAAHAEAMLYVGRFGNAAVHASGLAAGDLDTLERFLRANDRVRHEFFAGRLYLSGVVETAGAAAGPVLARMRPDSPYHDDPYYNGIWCTLLAHVDDDTARAALDEQRRAGHTWATGFTVPETARVDVPDELPCPYQPPKAVHPAWLAVAVPVEPVLRLRDAEREEAGRKGVYPDAEQWDGVPIGRCDTAAVTAWLEHRERWAIPATLPALALAPRWTHERLMALGFTHYHYWVRSLIPLLLLRHGVSHVAPLLSAFADAASVEAALEVAQPVGHASLAAPMARAFAGKKHRRPARSWLLRHPEHAAAGTVALWRAEPDDPATGRVLRYLDAQGHRELLTTQAGDRAADLVTLLERDPLDAPKARRPKIAAYLTAEPLPPLTAADGSRATTDDQDHFLVRLASCDTDEVHPAVLAARNRWTAASRAAFADALFDRWVAAGAPAADGWCMQAVGLIGDDAGARRLAAHARQWAGTNAAARAQAALDALRHRGTEAALIELSLLAERSRFPVFKSRARDHIEAIADLRGLAPDELADRLVPSLGLDEEGGDVLDTGAGVFRIGFDHQLAPVLRDVDGRILADLPRGGDPQRRRAAKDRLTALRKEARASASLHVARLERAMCAQRRIPAPVFLDRFAAHPWMTHLARRLVWGVFDGEALTGTIRIAEDGTPATVDDELAALPDDATLSVLHPLLFPDGDLAAWGAVFADYQLLQPFAQLDRPVHRDLRDLSRYAGSATTYAALRGLERRGWTRWYDAAVQMAKPLGGGRHALLRTDPGWHASDTVDTAPPQTVVDVILVGAGGLSPGELPPVVFSELVHDLRILD from the coding sequence ATGACCTCGTCGACGGATGGTGTGATCGTCACCGATTGGCTCCGCAAGGTCCTGCACCCGCGCCGGGGTGGCATCGTCACCGACATCCGGCCGCTCGCCGGGGCCGACGAGGCCTGGGCCGGCCTGCGGCGCGGCATCTGGGCGCAGGACGCCGCGATCCGGGCGAACTCCACCGAGTCGTCGCGGGTGTGGCAGCTGGTCACCTCGTCCGTCGCGGAGGACCGGGCGCTCGGCGCCCGGCTGCTCGACGAGGGGATGCGGATCGGTGACGAGCGGGAGGACCATGCTCTGATCCGGGCGGTCCGCGAGCGGTTCCAGTACGTCGATCACGGCGCCGACGAGTGGCTGGCCGACTTCCTGGTGGCCGCCCACGGCCTGCCCGAGGCGTGCCGGCGGGTGCTCGGCGGCTTCCACGTCGACCTGCCGTACACCGGGGTGGGTGTCTTCGGCCGGCTGCGGGAACTGCTGGTGGCGGCCGATGCGACGACGTACGCCCAGGCCCGTGACCTGCTGCTGGACGTGCGGGACCGGATGGCCAAGGAGCTCACCGGCAGCCTCCGCGCCGACCTGTTCTGGGCGGTCACCTATCTGCTGCCGCTCGGCCCCCAGGCGGGGCCGGAGGAGCGGGCCGCGCACGCCGAGGCGATGCTGTACGTCGGCCGGTTCGGCAACGCCGCGGTACACGCCTCCGGGCTGGCCGCCGGCGACCTGGACACCCTCGAACGGTTCCTGCGCGCCAACGACCGGGTGCGCCACGAGTTCTTCGCCGGCCGGCTCTACCTGTCCGGCGTCGTGGAGACGGCGGGCGCGGCGGCCGGCCCGGTGCTGGCACGGATGCGGCCGGACTCCCCGTACCACGACGACCCGTATTACAACGGCATCTGGTGCACTCTGCTCGCCCACGTCGACGACGACACGGCCCGGGCCGCGCTGGACGAGCAGCGCCGTGCCGGGCATACGTGGGCGACCGGATTCACCGTTCCGGAAACGGCGCGGGTGGACGTACCGGATGAATTGCCTTGTCCTTATCAGCCGCCGAAGGCGGTGCATCCGGCCTGGCTGGCCGTGGCCGTGCCGGTGGAGCCCGTGCTGCGCCTCCGGGACGCCGAGCGGGAGGAGGCCGGGCGGAAGGGCGTGTACCCGGACGCCGAGCAGTGGGACGGCGTGCCGATCGGCCGGTGCGACACCGCCGCGGTGACCGCCTGGCTGGAGCATCGCGAGCGCTGGGCGATCCCGGCGACGCTGCCCGCCCTGGCTCTCGCGCCGCGCTGGACCCATGAGCGGCTGATGGCCCTCGGGTTCACCCACTACCACTACTGGGTGCGGTCGCTGATCCCGTTGCTGCTGCTCAGGCACGGGGTGAGTCACGTCGCGCCGCTGCTGTCGGCGTTCGCGGACGCGGCGAGCGTGGAGGCGGCGCTGGAGGTGGCGCAGCCGGTCGGGCACGCGTCGCTGGCCGCGCCGATGGCCCGCGCCTTCGCCGGGAAGAAGCACCGCCGCCCGGCCCGCTCCTGGTTGCTGCGCCATCCGGAGCACGCGGCCGCCGGGACGGTGGCGCTGTGGCGCGCCGAACCGGACGACCCGGCGACCGGGCGGGTGCTGCGCTACCTCGACGCGCAGGGGCACCGGGAGCTGCTCACCACCCAGGCCGGCGACCGGGCCGCGGACCTGGTCACGCTCCTGGAACGGGACCCGCTCGACGCGCCGAAGGCCAGGAGGCCGAAGATCGCGGCCTATCTGACGGCCGAGCCGCTGCCTCCGCTCACGGCCGCCGACGGCAGCCGGGCGACAACCGACGATCAAGACCATTTCCTGGTACGCCTGGCGTCGTGCGACACCGACGAGGTGCACCCGGCGGTCCTCGCCGCCCGGAACCGCTGGACCGCCGCGTCCCGGGCCGCCTTCGCCGACGCGCTGTTCGACCGCTGGGTAGCCGCCGGGGCGCCGGCCGCCGACGGCTGGTGCATGCAGGCGGTGGGCCTGATCGGCGACGACGCGGGCGCCCGGCGGCTGGCCGCGCACGCCCGGCAGTGGGCCGGCACCAACGCGGCGGCCCGGGCCCAGGCCGCCCTCGACGCACTGCGGCATCGCGGCACCGAGGCCGCCCTGATCGAGTTGAGCCTGCTCGCCGAGCGCTCCCGGTTCCCGGTCTTCAAGAGCCGCGCCCGGGACCACATCGAGGCGATCGCCGACCTGCGCGGGCTCGCCCCGGACGAGCTGGCCGACCGGCTGGTGCCGTCGCTCGGCCTCGACGAGGAGGGCGGGGACGTCCTCGACACCGGCGCCGGAGTGTTCCGGATCGGCTTCGACCACCAGCTGGCCCCGGTCCTGCGGGACGTGGACGGCCGGATCCTCGCTGACCTGCCCCGGGGCGGCGACCCGCAGCGACGTAGGGCGGCCAAGGACCGGCTCACCGCGCTGCGCAAGGAGGCCCGCGCCTCGGCGTCGCTGCACGTGGCCCGGCTGGAACGGGCGATGTGTGCCCAGCGGCGGATCCCGGCCCCGGTCTTCCTGGACCGGTTCGCGGCCCATCCGTGGATGACCCACCTGGCCCGCCGCCTGGTCTGGGGCGTCTTCGACGGCGAGGCCTTGACCGGCACGATCCGGATCGCCGAGGACGGCACACCGGCCACCGTGGACGACGAACTGGCCGCGCTGCCGGACGACGCGACCCTCAGCGTGCTGCATCCGCTGCTCTTCCCGGACGGCGACCTGGCCGCCTGGGGCGCGGTCTTCGCCGACTATCAGCTGCTCCAGCCGTTCGCACAGCTCGACCGGCCGGTTCATCGAGACCTTCGAGACCTTTCCCGGTACGCCGGGAGCGCGACCACCTACGCCGCGCTGCGCGGCCTGGAACGGCGCGGTTGGACGCGCTGGTACGACGCCGCCGTCCAGATGGCGAAACCGCTGGGCGGGGGAAGACACGCGCTGCTGCGCACCGATCCGGGCTGGCACGCCTCGGACACCGTCGACACCGCCCCGCCGCAGACCGTCGTCGACGTGATCCTGGTCGGTGCGGGCGGTCTCAGTCCCGGGGAACTGCCGCCGGTGGTCTTCTCGGAACTGGTGCACGATCTGCGCATACTCGACTGA
- a CDS encoding FkbM family methyltransferase yields MQFNRDALDSLKADPAASPIHRSLGFYYGNAEHDAALDAFYARFVGPGDLVFDVGAHVGDRIGSFRRLGARVVAVEPQPLCLRAIREIYAGDDDVVAIPAVCGGSAGTVDFYVNSANPTVSTASSDFVRAADGADGWQGQVWDEQFRVRSVTLDSLIAEQGIPAFVKIDVEGFEETVLSGLTRSVPALSFEFTTIEREVALRCLDRVTGLGFKEFNIAMGESMSMTFPEWVGREEMATHVRELPHEANAGDVYCR; encoded by the coding sequence ATGCAATTCAACCGTGACGCGCTCGACTCGCTCAAAGCCGATCCGGCGGCCTCGCCCATTCACCGGTCGCTCGGTTTCTACTACGGAAATGCGGAGCACGACGCGGCGCTGGACGCGTTCTACGCGCGTTTCGTGGGTCCCGGCGATCTGGTCTTCGACGTCGGGGCGCACGTGGGGGACCGGATCGGGAGTTTCCGGCGGCTCGGGGCGAGGGTCGTCGCGGTGGAGCCACAGCCGCTCTGCCTGCGTGCGATCCGGGAGATCTACGCTGGTGACGACGATGTGGTGGCGATTCCGGCGGTGTGCGGCGGGTCCGCCGGGACGGTCGACTTCTACGTCAACTCGGCGAATCCCACGGTGTCCACGGCGTCCAGCGACTTCGTCCGGGCCGCCGACGGGGCCGACGGCTGGCAGGGTCAGGTGTGGGACGAGCAGTTCCGGGTCCGGTCCGTGACACTCGATTCACTGATCGCCGAACAGGGGATTCCGGCATTCGTGAAAATTGACGTCGAAGGGTTCGAGGAAACGGTTCTCTCGGGTCTGACCCGTTCCGTTCCGGCGCTGTCCTTCGAATTCACGACAATTGAACGGGAAGTGGCGCTGCGCTGTCTCGACCGGGTCACCGGGCTCGGTTTCAAGGAGTTCAACATCGCGATGGGCGAGTCGATGTCGATGACCTTCCCGGAGTGGGTGGGCCGGGAGGAGATGGCCACCCACGTCCGGGAGCTGCCGCACGAGGCGAACGCCGGCGACGTCTACTGCCGCTGA
- a CDS encoding CDP-alcohol phosphatidyltransferase family protein, producing the protein MTVPARPLVLGGIVQATVLLLLGATVGLGAAGWLAGIVFAAGTWTLLGRSLEHHHGHRWGHADTVTFGRLILTGGVIALTADAVAGNTHHVALIGLAAVSLACDGLDGQIARRTGTTSEFGARFDMEADSVLAIALSVYLGTTLGWWAVGIGLFRYAYVLASYPMPWLNGALPPRFSRKVVAASQGAVLVVTSAGLLPVPLAQACIAVSIASLVWSFGKDVRWLWQRESLRREAPWWSGSRQAEPAATTV; encoded by the coding sequence GTGACGGTTCCGGCACGCCCATTGGTCCTCGGCGGCATCGTGCAAGCAACCGTCCTGCTCCTGCTGGGAGCCACCGTCGGGCTCGGGGCGGCGGGCTGGCTGGCCGGGATCGTCTTCGCGGCCGGTACGTGGACGCTGCTGGGCCGTTCCCTGGAGCACCACCACGGCCACCGCTGGGGGCACGCCGACACCGTCACCTTCGGCCGGCTGATCCTGACCGGCGGGGTGATCGCCCTCACCGCCGACGCGGTCGCCGGGAACACCCACCACGTCGCGCTGATCGGGCTGGCCGCGGTGTCCCTGGCGTGTGACGGCCTGGACGGCCAGATCGCCCGGCGGACCGGCACCACCTCGGAGTTCGGTGCCCGGTTCGACATGGAGGCCGACTCGGTCCTGGCCATCGCGCTGAGTGTCTACCTGGGCACCACGCTGGGCTGGTGGGCGGTCGGCATCGGCCTCTTCCGGTACGCCTACGTGCTCGCGTCCTACCCGATGCCCTGGCTGAACGGCGCGCTGCCGCCGCGGTTCTCCCGCAAGGTGGTGGCCGCCTCACAGGGCGCCGTCCTGGTGGTGACGAGCGCCGGCCTGCTGCCGGTCCCGCTGGCGCAGGCCTGCATCGCGGTCAGCATCGCCTCGCTGGTCTGGTCGTTCGGCAAGGACGTCCGCTGGCTGTGGCAGCGGGAGTCGCTGCGCCGCGAGGCCCCCTGGTGGAGCGGATCCCGCCAGGCGGAACCCGCCGCCACCACCGTGTAG
- a CDS encoding cellulase family glycosylhydrolase, translating into MRRFRVRAAVVASSVLMGLGLSAAPALAAGQTDAMTLTSTTLADRLAGVKSAKSINYYPSNGGWSAMWTGFDAVRIDADLAKAAELGADNVRVIVFPSVFGFPAPKAEYTEKLRKFISIADAHGLTVKVTLFDWWAGYSEVAGSVAWAKAVLAPYADDPRVLAVEVKNEIQPGDAPAMTWVKQFIPAFRSAIPNFPLALSVDGGTGAAGLAQLKSALTASPLDYYDFHFYGNSERALPEIRKAQNAVTPTPVVIGETGVSSAVYSEGEQAVYLARVFRAATEAGIGSVSPWTLNDFSDGAIPTNSVVSTMPAQYKFGLFRADGTPKLAATAVKTAFAGAPMPNSLLNLSFEAAAIDSPWRKTNPDAGTAVITTEMARTGVQSARFSGTTRTASGLPGLVLSPITPVQPGYRWRAEAYARGVNATGITEIALSWFDADGKWISQNTSNRLPAGNTSWTKLVVETVAAPAGAYAVQLHLKSGDNTGTVWFDDVAIS; encoded by the coding sequence TTGCGCCGTTTCCGCGTCCGCGCCGCTGTCGTCGCCTCGTCCGTGCTGATGGGCCTCGGTCTCTCGGCGGCGCCCGCTCTTGCCGCGGGACAGACGGACGCGATGACGCTGACCTCGACCACCCTGGCTGACCGGCTCGCCGGGGTGAAGTCGGCCAAGTCGATCAACTACTACCCGTCGAACGGCGGCTGGTCGGCCATGTGGACCGGCTTCGACGCGGTCCGGATCGACGCCGACCTGGCCAAGGCGGCGGAACTCGGCGCCGACAACGTCCGGGTGATCGTCTTCCCCTCGGTGTTCGGCTTCCCGGCGCCGAAGGCGGAGTACACCGAGAAGCTGCGCAAGTTCATCAGCATCGCCGACGCGCACGGGCTCACCGTCAAGGTGACCCTCTTCGACTGGTGGGCCGGCTACTCCGAGGTCGCCGGCAGCGTCGCCTGGGCCAAGGCCGTGCTGGCGCCGTACGCGGACGACCCGCGGGTCCTCGCCGTCGAGGTGAAGAACGAGATCCAGCCCGGCGACGCACCCGCGATGACCTGGGTGAAGCAGTTCATCCCGGCGTTCCGTTCCGCGATCCCGAACTTTCCGCTGGCCCTCTCGGTCGACGGTGGCACCGGCGCGGCCGGCTTGGCGCAGCTCAAGTCGGCGCTGACCGCCAGCCCGCTCGACTACTACGACTTCCACTTCTACGGCAACTCGGAGCGGGCGCTCCCCGAGATCCGCAAGGCGCAGAACGCCGTCACCCCGACCCCCGTCGTGATCGGTGAGACCGGTGTCAGCAGCGCGGTCTACAGCGAGGGCGAGCAGGCCGTCTACCTGGCCCGGGTCTTCCGTGCCGCGACCGAGGCCGGCATCGGCTCGGTGTCGCCGTGGACGCTGAACGACTTCTCGGACGGCGCCATCCCCACCAACTCGGTGGTGTCGACGATGCCCGCCCAGTACAAGTTCGGCCTGTTCCGCGCCGACGGCACCCCGAAGCTGGCCGCCACCGCCGTCAAGACCGCCTTCGCCGGGGCCCCGATGCCGAACAGCCTCCTCAACCTGAGCTTCGAGGCGGCGGCGATCGACTCGCCGTGGCGGAAGACCAATCCCGACGCGGGTACGGCCGTGATCACCACCGAGATGGCCCGTACCGGGGTCCAGTCGGCGCGCTTCTCCGGCACCACCCGCACCGCCTCCGGCCTGCCCGGCCTCGTCCTCTCGCCGATCACGCCGGTGCAGCCCGGCTACCGCTGGCGGGCCGAGGCGTACGCCCGCGGCGTCAACGCCACCGGCATCACCGAGATCGCGCTGAGCTGGTTCGACGCGGACGGCAAGTGGATCAGCCAGAACACCTCGAACCGTCTCCCGGCGGGCAACACCAGCTGGACCAAGCTGGTGGTCGAGACGGTCGCCGCTCCGGCCGGTGCCTACGCGGTGCAGCTGCACCTCAAGTCCGGCGACAACACCGGGACCGTGTGGTTCGACGACGTGGCGATCAGCTGA
- a CDS encoding GDSL-type esterase/lipase family protein: protein MTRRWHVVVLALLAVFALACEGSGNAQPKPTRTSAKPATGYPASMVALGDSITAGLGSCAVYVACTRNSWSTGNNSAIASHYDRILDKNPKIKGEADNLAEPGAEADALAGQARRAVDLKPQYVTILIGANDACARRVEDMTSVATFRDEIGAGLARLKKGLPKSRVLMVSIPDLYRLWQVGRESDEAVAVWSRGGICPSMLAEPASTAAADQQRRERVRDRIEAYNTELRKACRAYGGRCRWDGGAAHRIRFDLDLVSEFDYFHPNADGQKELAEVVYPGRFTW from the coding sequence ATGACTCGCCGTTGGCATGTGGTCGTCCTGGCCCTGCTCGCCGTGTTCGCCCTGGCCTGCGAGGGCAGTGGCAACGCCCAGCCGAAGCCGACGAGGACCAGTGCCAAACCGGCCACCGGCTATCCGGCCTCGATGGTGGCGCTCGGCGACTCGATCACCGCGGGGCTGGGCAGCTGCGCCGTCTACGTGGCGTGCACCCGCAATTCCTGGTCGACCGGGAACAATTCGGCGATCGCCAGCCACTACGACCGGATTCTGGACAAGAACCCGAAGATCAAGGGGGAGGCGGACAACCTCGCCGAGCCCGGTGCCGAGGCCGACGCGCTGGCCGGGCAGGCCCGCCGGGCGGTCGACCTGAAGCCCCAGTATGTGACGATTCTGATCGGCGCCAACGACGCGTGTGCCCGCCGGGTGGAGGACATGACCTCGGTGGCCACCTTCCGTGACGAGATCGGTGCGGGGCTGGCCCGGCTGAAGAAGGGCCTGCCGAAGTCCCGGGTCCTGATGGTCAGCATCCCGGACCTGTACCGGCTGTGGCAGGTCGGCCGGGAGAGCGACGAGGCGGTCGCGGTGTGGAGCCGTGGCGGGATCTGTCCGTCCATGCTGGCCGAACCGGCCTCCACCGCGGCGGCCGACCAGCAGCGGCGGGAGCGGGTCCGGGACCGGATCGAGGCGTACAACACCGAGCTGCGGAAGGCGTGCAGGGCGTACGGCGGCCGGTGCCGCTGGGACGGCGGCGCCGCGCACCGGATCCGGTTCGATCTCGACCTGGTGAGTGAGTTCGACTACTTTCATCCGAACGCGGACGGCCAGAAGGAACTGGCCGAAGTGGTCTATCCCGGTCGTTTCACATGGTGA
- a CDS encoding TetR/AcrR family transcriptional regulator, translated as MTGSAAIPARSGTQGAILAAYAELIEELGSDDVSYRVIARRAGIAERTVFRNYPTRVDLLLATAAWIEATLFAREESHSIFDVPLAIREAMQRYNARPELAHVVAETAMRGVSGAAPSPGRAQLERLLDTAAPSLDPAQRRAVITALSHLDSVGTWVTFRREFGMDGRDIADAAAWAAEAVLDTIRDRVTPV; from the coding sequence GTGACCGGGTCCGCGGCGATCCCGGCGCGCAGCGGCACACAGGGGGCGATCCTCGCCGCCTACGCCGAGTTGATCGAGGAGCTCGGCAGCGACGACGTGTCGTACCGGGTCATCGCGCGCCGGGCCGGCATCGCCGAGCGCACGGTGTTCCGCAATTATCCGACCCGTGTCGACCTGCTGCTCGCGACCGCGGCCTGGATCGAGGCGACGCTGTTCGCCCGCGAGGAGTCGCACTCGATCTTCGACGTCCCTCTCGCGATCCGCGAGGCGATGCAGCGGTACAACGCGCGGCCGGAACTCGCCCACGTCGTCGCCGAGACGGCGATGCGCGGCGTGAGCGGTGCGGCGCCGTCGCCCGGCCGGGCGCAGCTGGAGCGGCTGCTGGACACCGCGGCGCCGTCCCTCGACCCGGCCCAGCGCCGGGCGGTCATCACGGCGTTGTCACATCTCGACTCGGTCGGAACCTGGGTGACGTTCCGCCGCGAGTTCGGGATGGACGGACGGGACATCGCCGACGCCGCCGCGTGGGCAGCGGAGGCGGTCCTCGACACCATCCGCGACCGCGTCACCCCTGTTTAG
- a CDS encoding TetR/AcrR family transcriptional regulator, with protein MEEPVDTATAILASAAVLLRERTFDDISYRALADEVGISERTIYRQYPTRAHLLAALSNWIEQACFPLPPFVTVSDFCAAVHERFRAFDTLPAYAYVGARASAISPTLDTEPAYITRAIEAMLEVAAPTLNRRDRLRVAASLRYFSSAMFWARLRTGFDLDAGEICEAFDHAVGTVLARLPEATWVRP; from the coding sequence ATGGAGGAGCCGGTCGACACCGCGACCGCGATTCTCGCGAGTGCCGCGGTGCTGCTGCGCGAGCGCACGTTCGACGACATCTCCTACCGTGCCCTCGCCGACGAGGTCGGCATCTCCGAGCGCACGATCTATCGGCAGTACCCGACACGCGCCCACCTGCTCGCCGCCCTGTCGAACTGGATCGAGCAGGCCTGCTTCCCGCTGCCGCCGTTCGTGACGGTGTCCGACTTCTGCGCCGCCGTGCACGAGCGCTTCCGAGCCTTCGACACGTTGCCGGCGTACGCGTACGTCGGCGCCCGGGCGTCCGCGATCTCGCCGACGCTGGACACCGAGCCGGCCTACATCACCCGGGCGATCGAGGCGATGCTCGAGGTGGCGGCGCCGACGCTGAACCGGCGGGATCGCCTGCGGGTCGCGGCATCGCTGCGCTACTTCTCGTCCGCGATGTTCTGGGCCCGGCTGCGCACCGGCTTCGACCTGGACGCGGGCGAGATCTGCGAGGCGTTCGACCACGCGGTGGGCACCGTGCTCGCGCGCCTGCCGGAGGCGACGTGGGTGCGGCCGTGA